TACCCAACATAAACCGTTCCGGGAACTTCGGGCTCATCgtgcttcttttgcttcttcaagatcttgcGCTTGGCCTTCTTGGAATCGGGGATCTTGGGAACTGGCTGGTCAGGATCAAATCCTTCGTCCCCGGattcgtcctcgtcgccgCTGCTCTCGAAACCCTTGATCAAAGCGGCGGTCTGATCGTCTAGTGtatcatcttcttcgtcttcagaGCTATCATCGGAGACAACAGGGACCTGCTGGTTATCCTCATCGTCCGACTCTTCGACGACCGGCTCAggcttcttcgccttggtCGCCTTGGGCTTCGCAGCAGTAGCGCTTGTCTTGGCTTTTGTAGCGGGCGCAGGAGTGCCgtcctccttcttcgacttcttcttACTgggctgcttcttctcctcggtaTCGGCCTTGGGTTCGGATGCAACAACTTCCGGCTCACTCTCGTCGTCGCTGAGGAAATCCGCCGCACGCTTGCGAGGCTTGACCTGTCTTGTCGGCTCGCCATTGACCTTCACTTTGGAAGTGGAATTTTGCTCTGTAGCAGGGCCatccttcttgttcttcttcagtatAGACTTGGGGGTTTCTTTGGGGGCTTCGCTCGGCTTGGCCTCGACCTTTTTGGTCTTCTTTGCGGGCGAGTCTGCGGTTACTGTGGTGGCAGCTGTATGGTGTTAGAAGACAGTAAAATGGCTGAAAACTATGTTAGAAAATGGACCTACCCTTGCGCTTTTTGTCCTTTTTATCAGGCGCCATATTTCTGGTTGTTGTGTGTTGTATGCTAGGTTGAAGCACCGCAATCAGGCCCTTACCAAAAACAAGGTGCGGgaaactttttttttggtctCCCATTTTTTCCTCTGACGGGTCGACCGCCAAGCGGTGAGTCTGGTTCTCCGCAGGCACTGCAGCGGGATTAATCCACACAGGAACCAGTCAACTGCTCAACTACGCAACTACAAGTTGCTCATAAAATGGGGAAAGCAAAGAATGCGAATAGGCCCCTGACACAAGAAGAAATATGGGACGATTCCGCCCTCGTTCAAAGCTGGGATGAAGCAGTCGAAGAGTACAAAGTACGTCTCCTGTATCTCTCACGTGACTTATCTAATACAATATCCCCAGTTGTATCACAGCATACATGCCAAAGgtgaggatgttgaagatgtTCTGAGAGAAGCTGAGGCTGCGGAGCGTGCCGGGTTGGATCAGGACAGACAGCAGCCTGATGAAGCTGCCGATGCcatggaggatgatgacgctGTGGCAACGACAGCATCGACTGCAGCAGAACAAAGCTCATCAATGCAAGTACCAGATGTGAGTCACCTCTTGCCGCATCGTGCAAGCGAACTAGTCTTTCTGACTATTTTTCAGGCTGTAGAGGAGCACGCGGCAGCGACTGATCAGCAGCCGTCCGGGATGAAACATCCAACTCAGCCTGCTCCGGCGGGAGCAGCTGCGATGCCATATGCTGCTTTAGCACAAGGTGACCTTCCCTGCATAGCCTTAGGGCCTGCGATGACTAATTGTTGAACGTTATAGTCCAGGATGAAGGGTTGAAGAATCTGATGATGGCCTGGTATTTTGCCGGTTACTACACCGGTCTATATCAAGGGCAACAACAAGCGAGCCAGAACAACAATTCATGATGATGTCTTTAGTACTCGGGAGGCATGTCACTTCAAAATACAAAACAGGTAGTCTGCTTAGAGGCCTGCTTGAGACACGGGAACGAGCTCACAAGAAGAGTATACGCCCCGCAGTAGACTGCAGAAATGGTTCTACGAGACTACGCAGAATGGTATGGTCGGGTATGCATATATCTCCACATGTGAGCCTGCGTATTTCGGAGCGACTGGATCAATCTGCGGGCAACCTAagcaggatgaagacaagaaagggTGATATGATTATAGCTTGTTGTCCCTAGCGCTGTCCATCGCCACCATGATCTTCGTTATTGTACATATAAGTTCGCTATGAGCATCACAACAGATTCGACTCGATGCTAGAGTGTTCGGATCCAAAGCAGACAGTCAGAAACTGGAGTTTTTGTCATCTTGGCCCAATGCGTGCTATCGGTGCTCTGTTTCCCTCCGTTCGACACTAAATGTGTTTTCCAATTGTCTAAGCAAGTGACGTCGAAGCATGATGAAGTGCATCCAAAGACGGAAGTTTACAGCCTGTTCCACCATGGTAACTTGCCATAGACTCGTAATATATTTGCAAACTAGAAGTTAGAAAGAAATTCCATTGTCATTTTGAGATTCTAATTAATGTACTAGTCGAGGACAAATCTTTCCACTGCACCAGGAAATATCCAACAAATTTGCTCCCAAGTAGGAAAGCAAGGCATAGACTGCACCCAACGGTCCCGACAAAAACCTCACATCTCAGGAAATCAGAGATAAAGCCGTTCAACGACCCCGGGGCGAACTACAGGCCTCCACTTTGTCTTCGACATGTGTAATCTACCGACTTGGCAGAAGGCTTCCCAGaccctcaccacctcccagcACACCGCCAATGATGGGAATGTGCGAGAGCATGTTAGTGCTgctctgctttttcttcggAGCAGCAGCGGTAGAGCTGCTGGCAGAGGCGGGGGTCTGCACCGTGGTGCGAGTGCCTGATGGGATGGGCTGCGACGTTGGGGTTGCCTCCTTCACAGTGGCTCCATGAGAAGGCGAGGCCTTTTCTGGGGTgttgttcttctcctggtccagcttctcaaaggcCTGATTGAGTTAGTTTGTGCGTCTGACTTGAACAGCTTGCAGAGAATGATGTTAGGAGCAGAAATACGAACCTTGAGAGCGCTGAGAGCTGCTGCAACGGCATCACCAGCATCCAAGTCATCGTCGCCAGGCTTGGCGGGCAACGCCGAGACCACAAGGGccaggaagaagcagagagcAAGGAAAGACAAGCTGAAACGAGCCATTTTGGATGAGAAGTGGTGGTATTCTGATTATTGTGGATGTGATTtctgaaaagaaaggatatCTCAACAGAGAGGACGCCGTCGGGCACAAGAGGAGAGTTATGTGGCTTGCAACTGCAGTGCTTGACACCCAGACAGTCAAGGAGGAAAACTCAACCGTTGACCATCAACGAGGTCGAGGCCATGCTTTATAACTGATGGGGAGTggaagggggaggggaaTGTCAACTCAGAGAACATTTGCTCCCCTTATCGGCTTGCGCGTCTCTACGTGAGTACTTAAGGAATGCCACCAACCTCGTCTTTCGAATGTAAGAGCAAATTCTCCTGACGGGGAGGTTTGCGTATGCAAGTTCCGCGGGTCAGCTATGTGCCTTGGTGTTAAGCAAGGGGGATATCAAACTCACACCTGCAGCTTCCAAGACATTGGCCCTTGAAGACTTCAAAAGCTGGTTTACATTCTGACCCAAGGAGGCAATGAAAGAATGTAGATCGTCGTCTGCCCTAGGAAGCGCCACCTTTACGTAGCTGGCTTGACAAGGAGAGTTTGCTTCCGAGTCAAGATATTCGAGGCGAAAGCTTAATGATGTTTGAAACAGAGCTGCACGCAAGGGTTGAGGAAGTACGATAGGGGATAGAGCATCAGTGAGAAGTAGATTTGATTCATTCATGGTTCGGAATTATGGAAACTAAGGCACCACGACACATTCCACCGTCGATGGTAGTGCTGGTTGATAACTGTGGATGATCATGCAGCCATGCAGAACGGTACTACTGGAATGTACCTCTCTTCTTTTGACACGTACCGCTCCATGTAAATTGAGAGCGGACGCAACACGAGAGAGGTCTTAAGCAACAAGATGTTGACTCATTCTCGGCACGATTTTGACCTCGAATATCATGGAGATGACGGACGAGACTTCGAAAATGCCTGATGATCGTTGTAGGAAAGCAAGAAAGTTGCCGCCTACGAGTAGTCAATACCATGAGTGACCTGCAAGTTAGTTCGCGAGGGAGAATTGAGCATGGATCGACGGAGAGTGTCCGGGAGatgatcatcttcatcccaTTTGAACATC
The Aspergillus fumigatus Af293 chromosome 4, whole genome shotgun sequence DNA segment above includes these coding regions:
- a CDS encoding RNA-binding protein, whose amino-acid sequence is MGDQKKSFPHLVFGKGLIAVLQPSIQHTTTRNMAPDKKDKKRKAATTVTADSPAKKTKKVEAKPSEAPKETPKSILKKNKKDGPATEQNSTSKVKVNGEPTRQVKPRKRAADFLSDDESEPEVVASEPKADTEEKKQPSKKKSKKEDGTPAPATKAKTSATAAKPKATKAKKPEPVVEESDDEDNQQVPVVSDDSSEDEEDDTLDDQTAALIKGFESSGDEDESGDEGFDPDQPVPKIPDSKKAKRKILKKQKKHDEPEVPGTVYVGRIPHGFYEHQMRAYFSQFGDITRLRLSRNRITGRSKHYAFVEFASSTVAKIVAETMDNYLMYGHILKCKYVPSDQLHPEVWKGANRRFKRTPWNRIEKKRLEKGKTREQWSERIEREQKRRLAKAEKLKALGYEYELPQLKSVDEVPVQEETKAIEAADTTADEPKKAIEAPSAQESKEETTVDETPKKLKKEKKASQSTPKQGTPKQDGEKASTKKGVNGAAASPATKAGTKDKKAKKVKA